Proteins encoded by one window of Pan troglodytes isolate AG18354 chromosome 16, NHGRI_mPanTro3-v2.0_pri, whole genome shotgun sequence:
- the RPAP1 gene encoding RNA polymerase II-associated protein 1 isoform X2, producing MSAFASEPRKGDKLEPEAPALALPVTPQKEWLHMDTVELEKLHWTQDLPPVRRQQTQERMQARFSLQGELLAPDADLPTHLGLHHHGEEAERAGYSLQELFHLTRSQVSQQRALALHVLAQVISRAQAGEFGDRLAGSVLSLLLDAGFLFLLRFSLDDRVDGVIATAIRALRALLVAPGDEELLDSTFSWYHGALTFPLMPSQEDKEDEDEDEECPAGNAKRKSPEEESRPPPDLARHDVIKGLLATSLLPRLRYVLEVTYPGPAVVLDILAVLIRLARHSLESATRVLECPRLIETIVREFLPTSWSPVGAGPTPSLYKVPCATAMKLLRVLASAGRNIAARLLSSFDLRSRLCRFIAEAPQELALPPEEAEMLSTEALRLWAVAASYGQGGYLYRELYPVLMRALQVVPRELSTHPPQPLSMQRIASLLTLLTQLTLAAGSTPAETISDSAEASLSATPSLVTWTQVSGLQPLVEPCLRQTLKLLSRPEMWRAVGPVPVACLLFLGAYYQAWSQQPSSCPEDWLQDMERLSEELLLPLLSQPTLGSLWDSLRHCSLLCNPLSCVPALEAPPSLVSLGCSGGCPRLSLAGSASPFPFLTALLSLLNTLAQIHKGLCGQLAAILAAPGLQNYFLQCVAPGAAPHLTPFSAWALRHEYHLQYLALALAQKAAALQPLPATHAALYHGMALALLSRLLPGSEYLTHELLLSCVFRLEFLPERTSGGPEAADFSDQLSLGSSRVPRCGQGTLLAQACQDLPSIRNCYLTHCSPARASLLASQALHRGELQRVPTLLLPMPMEPLLPTDWPFLPLIRLYHRASDTPSGLSPTDTMGTAMRVLQWVLVLESWRPQALWAVPPAARLARLMCVFLVDSELFRESPVQHLVAALLAQLCQPQVLPNLNLDCPLPGLTSFPDLYANFLDHFEAVSFGDHLFGALVLLPLQRRFSVTLRLALFGEHVGALRALSLPLTQLPVSLECYTVPPEDNLALLQLYFRTLVTGALRPRWCPVLYAVAVAHVNSFIFSQDPQSSDEVKAARRSMLQKTWLLADEGLRQHLLHYKLPNSTLPEGFELYSQLPPLRQHYLQRLTSTVLQNGVSET from the exons ATGTCAGCTTTTGCCAGTGAGCCCAGGAAGGGAGACAAGCTGGAGCCAGAAGCCCCAG CTCTGGCACTGCCCGTGACCCCTCAGAAAGAATGGCTGCACATGGACACTGTCGAGCTGGAGAAGCTCCACTGGACCCAGGACTTGCCCCCTGTCCGGCGGCAGCAGACACAGGAG AGGATGCAGGCTCGATTCagtcttcagggagaactactgGCCCCTGACGCGGACCTGCCCACCCACCTGGGTCTGCACCAccatggagaggaggcagag AGAGCGGGGTATTCCCTACAGGAGCTGTTCCACCTGACCCGCAGCCAGGTTTCCCAGCAGAGAGCACTGGCACTGCATGTGTTAGCCCAGGTCATCAGCAGG GCCCAGGCTGGTGAGTTTGGGGACCGGCTAGCAGGCAGTGTCTTAAGCCTCCTTTTGGATGCTGGTTTCCTCTTCCTACTGCGCTTCtccttggatgacagagtggatGGGGTCATTGCAACCGCCATCCGTGCTCTTCGGGCTCTGCTGGTGGCTCCTGGAGATGAG GAGCTCCTCGACAGCACCTTCTCTTGGTACCATGGAGCTTTGACGttccctctgatgcccagccaGGAGGACAAGGAGGATGAGGACGAGGATGAAGAATGCCCAGCAGGAAATGCAAAAAGGAAAAGCCCTGAAGAAGAAAGCCGGCCTCCACCTGACCTGGCCCGACATGATGTCATCAAG GGGCTCCTGGCTACCAGCCTGCTGCCTCGGCTGCGCTACGTGCTGGAGGTGACATACCCAGGACCTGCGGTGGTCCTTGACATCCTGGCTGTGCTCATCCGCCTGGCCCGGCATTCCCTGGAATCAGCCACAAGG GTCCTGGAGTGCCCCCGGCTGATAGAGACCATAGTTCGAGAGTTCTTGCCCACCAGTTGGTCTCCTGTGGGGGCAGGGCCTACCCCTAGTCTATACAAAGTACCCTGTGCTACTGCCATGAAACTACTTCGTGTCCTGGCCTCAGCTGGGAGGAATATTGCTGCCCGGCTG TTGAGCAGCTTTGATCTCCGGAGCCGCCTGTGCCGCTTCATAGCTGAGGCTCCCCAAGAACTGGCCTTGCCCCCAGAGGAAGCTGAGATGCTGAGCACCGAGGCCCTCCGTCTGTGGGCTGTGGCTGCCTCCTATGGCCAGGGCGGTTACCTTTACAG GGAGCTCTACCCAGTGCTGATGCGGGCCTTGCAGGTGGTGCCGCGGGAGCTCAGCACCCACCCACCTCAACCCCTGTCCATGCAGCGGATAGCCTCACTGCTCACTCTCCTCACCCAGCTAACCCTGGCAGCCGGCAGTACCCCTGCTGAAACCATCAG TGATTCTGCTGAGGCCAGCCTCTCGGCCACCCCTTCCTTAGTCACTTGGACACAGGTGTCTGGGCTCCAGCCTCTTGTTGAGCCGTGTCTAAGGCAGACCTTGAAGTTGCTGTCCAGACCTGAGATGTGGAGAGCCGTGGGCCCAGTGCCCGTTGCCTGCCTGTTGTTCCTGGGAGCCTACTACCAGGCCTGGAGCCAGCAA CCAAGCTCATGCCCGGAGGATTGGCTCCAGGACATGGAGCGCCTGTCAGAGgagctgctgctgccactgctgagTCAGCCCACACTGGGCAGCCTGTGGGATTCCCTTAG GCACTGCTCCCTTCTCTGCAACCCGCTGTCCTGTGTGCCAGCCCTTGAAGCTCCCCCCAGCCTCGTGTCACTGGGCTGCTCGGGAGGCTGCCCCCGTCTCAGTCTGGCTGGCTCAGCCTCACCCTTCCCATTCCTCActgccctcctctctcttcttAATACCCTGGCCCAGATCCACAAGGGGCTGTGTGGCCAG CTGGCTGCCATATTGGCTGCCCCAGGACTCCAGAATTACTTCCTCCAGTGTGTGGCTCCTGGGGCTGCCCCACACCTCACACCTTTCTCTGCATGGGCCCTGCGCCATGAGTACCACCTGCAGTACCTGGCACTCGCTCTGGCCCAGAAAGCG GCAGCGCTGCAGCCACTGCCAGCCACCCATGCTGCCCTCTATCATGGTATGGCCTTGGCCCTGCTGAGCCGGCTGCTGCCCGGAAGTGAGTACCTCACCCATGAGCTGCTGCTGAGCTGTGTATTCCGGCTGGAGTTCCTCCC GGAAAGAACATCAGGGGGTCCAGAGGCAGCCGACTTCTCTGACCAGCTGTCGTTAGGAAGCAGCAGGGTCCCTCGGTGTGGGCAAGGGACTCTGCTGGCTCAGGCCTGCCAGGACCTCCCCAGCATCCGCAACTGCTACCTGACTCATTGCTCGCCAGCCCGAGCCAGTCTGCTGGCCTCCCAGGCTCTGCACCGAGGGGAGCTACAGCGAGTCCCAACCCTGCTACTGCCCATGCCTATGGAGCCGCTGCTGCCCACCGACTGGCCCTTCCTGCCACTGATTCGCCTCTACCACCGGGCTTCAGACACCCCCTCGGGACTCTCTCCCACAGACACCATGGGCACAGCCATGCGGGTCCTGCAGTGGGTGCTAGTTTTGGAGAGCTGGCGACCCCAGGCTCTCTGGGCTGTGCCCCCTGCTGCCCGCCTGGCACGGCTCATGTGTGTGTTCCTGGTGGACAGTGAGCTGTTCCGGGAGTCCCCAGTACAGCATCTGGTGGCAGCCCTCCTCGCCCAGCTCTGTCAGCCTCAAGTCTTGCCAAACCTCAACCTGGACTGCCCACTCCCTGGCCTGACGTCTTTCCCTGACCTCTATGCCAACTTCCTGGATCATTTTGAGGCTGTCTCTTTTGGGGACCACCTCTTTGGGGCCCTGGTCCTCCTGCCCCTGCAGCGTCGGTTCAGTGTCACCTTGCGCCTTGCCCTCTTTGGGGAACACGTGGGAGCCTTGCGAGCTCTGAGCCTGCCTCTGACCCAG TTGCCTGTGTCCCTGGAGTGTTACACAGTGCCTCCTGAAGACAACCTGGCCCTCCTTCAGCTCTACTTCCGGACCCTGGTTACTGGTGCGCTCCGCCCACGTTGGTGCCCCGTGCTCTATGCTGTGGCTGTGGCTCATGTCAATAGCTTCATCTTCTCTCAGGACCCACAGAGCTCA GATGAGGTCAAAGCTGCCCGCAGGAGTATGCTGCAGAAAACATGGCTGCTGGCAGATGAG GGTCTCCGGCAGCACCTCCTGCACTATAAGCTTCCCAATTCCACGCTCCCAGAGGGCTTTGAGCTCTATTCTCAGTTGCCCCCTCTGCGTCAGCACTACCTCCAGAGACTGACTTCAACAGTGCTCCAAAATGGGGTATCAGAGACCTAG
- the RPAP1 gene encoding RNA polymerase II-associated protein 1 isoform X1, which produces MLSRPKPGESEVDLLHFQSQFLAAGAAPAVQLVKKGNRGGGDANSDRPPLQDHRDVVMLDNLPDLPPALVPSPPKRARPSPGHCLPEDEDPEERLRRHDQHITAVLTKIIERDTSSVAVNLPVPSGVAFPAVFLRSRDTQGKSATSGKRSIFAQEIAARRIAEAKGPSVGEVVPNVGPPEGAVTCETPTPRNQGCQLPGSSHSFQGPNLVTGKGLRDQEAEQEAQTIHEENIARLQAMAPEEILQEQQRLLAQLDPSLVAFLRSHSRTQEQTGETASEEQRPGGPSANVTKEEPLMSAFASEPRKGDKLEPEAPALALPVTPQKEWLHMDTVELEKLHWTQDLPPVRRQQTQERMQARFSLQGELLAPDADLPTHLGLHHHGEEAERAGYSLQELFHLTRSQVSQQRALALHVLAQVISRAQAGEFGDRLAGSVLSLLLDAGFLFLLRFSLDDRVDGVIATAIRALRALLVAPGDEELLDSTFSWYHGALTFPLMPSQEDKEDEDEDEECPAGNAKRKSPEEESRPPPDLARHDVIKGLLATSLLPRLRYVLEVTYPGPAVVLDILAVLIRLARHSLESATRVLECPRLIETIVREFLPTSWSPVGAGPTPSLYKVPCATAMKLLRVLASAGRNIAARLLSSFDLRSRLCRFIAEAPQELALPPEEAEMLSTEALRLWAVAASYGQGGYLYRELYPVLMRALQVVPRELSTHPPQPLSMQRIASLLTLLTQLTLAAGSTPAETISDSAEASLSATPSLVTWTQVSGLQPLVEPCLRQTLKLLSRPEMWRAVGPVPVACLLFLGAYYQAWSQQPSSCPEDWLQDMERLSEELLLPLLSQPTLGSLWDSLRHCSLLCNPLSCVPALEAPPSLVSLGCSGGCPRLSLAGSASPFPFLTALLSLLNTLAQIHKGLCGQLAAILAAPGLQNYFLQCVAPGAAPHLTPFSAWALRHEYHLQYLALALAQKAAALQPLPATHAALYHGMALALLSRLLPGSEYLTHELLLSCVFRLEFLPERTSGGPEAADFSDQLSLGSSRVPRCGQGTLLAQACQDLPSIRNCYLTHCSPARASLLASQALHRGELQRVPTLLLPMPMEPLLPTDWPFLPLIRLYHRASDTPSGLSPTDTMGTAMRVLQWVLVLESWRPQALWAVPPAARLARLMCVFLVDSELFRESPVQHLVAALLAQLCQPQVLPNLNLDCPLPGLTSFPDLYANFLDHFEAVSFGDHLFGALVLLPLQRRFSVTLRLALFGEHVGALRALSLPLTQLPVSLECYTVPPEDNLALLQLYFRTLVTGALRPRWCPVLYAVAVAHVNSFIFSQDPQSSDEVKAARRSMLQKTWLLADEGLRQHLLHYKLPNSTLPEGFELYSQLPPLRQHYLQRLTSTVLQNGVSET; this is translated from the exons TCCAGAGTCAGTTTCTCGCAGCTGGTGCAGCCCCAGCAGTGCAGTTGGTGAAGAAAGGAAATAGGGGCGGTGGTGATGCCAACTCAGACCGGCCTCCGCTCCAGGACCATCGGGATGTGGTGATGTTGGACA atctCCCAGATTTGCCCCCAGCTTTGGTCCCTTCTCCTCCAAAAAGAGccaggcccagccctggccaCTGCCTGCCTGAGGATGAGGACCCAGaagagaggctgaggaggcatGATCAGCACATCACTGCTGTCTTGACTAAGATTATT GAACGAGATACAAGTTCAGTGGCCGTGAATCTGCCTGTGCCCAGTGGCGTTGCTTTCCCCGCTGTGTTCCTTCGCTCGCGGGACACACAG GGGAAATCAGCAACATCTGGTAAGAGAAGCATCTTTGCCCAGGAAATTGCGGCAAGGAGGATAGCTGAAGCCAAGGGCCCATCAGTTGGGGAAGTTGTGCCCAACGTGGGCCCACCAGAGG GTGCCGTGACCTGTGAGACACCCACTCCTAGGAACCAGGGCTGCCAGCTTCCTGGGAGCAGCCACAGCTTTCAGGGACCCAATCTGGTCACAGGGAAGGGGCTCAGGGATCAAGAAGCTGAGCAGGAAGCCCAGACTATCCATGAAGAGAACATAGCAAGACTGCAGGCCATGGCTCCTGAGGAGATCCTGCAGGAACAGCAGCGGTTGCTGGCCCAGCTTG ACCCCAGCTTGGTTGCTTTCTTGAGATCTCACAGCCGCACGCAAGAGCAAACAGGAGAGACAGCCTCTGAGGAGCAGAGGCCAGGAGGACCCTCTGCTAATGTCACCAAGGAGGAACCCCTCATGTCAGCTTTTGCCAGTGAGCCCAGGAAGGGAGACAAGCTGGAGCCAGAAGCCCCAG CTCTGGCACTGCCCGTGACCCCTCAGAAAGAATGGCTGCACATGGACACTGTCGAGCTGGAGAAGCTCCACTGGACCCAGGACTTGCCCCCTGTCCGGCGGCAGCAGACACAGGAG AGGATGCAGGCTCGATTCagtcttcagggagaactactgGCCCCTGACGCGGACCTGCCCACCCACCTGGGTCTGCACCAccatggagaggaggcagag AGAGCGGGGTATTCCCTACAGGAGCTGTTCCACCTGACCCGCAGCCAGGTTTCCCAGCAGAGAGCACTGGCACTGCATGTGTTAGCCCAGGTCATCAGCAGG GCCCAGGCTGGTGAGTTTGGGGACCGGCTAGCAGGCAGTGTCTTAAGCCTCCTTTTGGATGCTGGTTTCCTCTTCCTACTGCGCTTCtccttggatgacagagtggatGGGGTCATTGCAACCGCCATCCGTGCTCTTCGGGCTCTGCTGGTGGCTCCTGGAGATGAG GAGCTCCTCGACAGCACCTTCTCTTGGTACCATGGAGCTTTGACGttccctctgatgcccagccaGGAGGACAAGGAGGATGAGGACGAGGATGAAGAATGCCCAGCAGGAAATGCAAAAAGGAAAAGCCCTGAAGAAGAAAGCCGGCCTCCACCTGACCTGGCCCGACATGATGTCATCAAG GGGCTCCTGGCTACCAGCCTGCTGCCTCGGCTGCGCTACGTGCTGGAGGTGACATACCCAGGACCTGCGGTGGTCCTTGACATCCTGGCTGTGCTCATCCGCCTGGCCCGGCATTCCCTGGAATCAGCCACAAGG GTCCTGGAGTGCCCCCGGCTGATAGAGACCATAGTTCGAGAGTTCTTGCCCACCAGTTGGTCTCCTGTGGGGGCAGGGCCTACCCCTAGTCTATACAAAGTACCCTGTGCTACTGCCATGAAACTACTTCGTGTCCTGGCCTCAGCTGGGAGGAATATTGCTGCCCGGCTG TTGAGCAGCTTTGATCTCCGGAGCCGCCTGTGCCGCTTCATAGCTGAGGCTCCCCAAGAACTGGCCTTGCCCCCAGAGGAAGCTGAGATGCTGAGCACCGAGGCCCTCCGTCTGTGGGCTGTGGCTGCCTCCTATGGCCAGGGCGGTTACCTTTACAG GGAGCTCTACCCAGTGCTGATGCGGGCCTTGCAGGTGGTGCCGCGGGAGCTCAGCACCCACCCACCTCAACCCCTGTCCATGCAGCGGATAGCCTCACTGCTCACTCTCCTCACCCAGCTAACCCTGGCAGCCGGCAGTACCCCTGCTGAAACCATCAG TGATTCTGCTGAGGCCAGCCTCTCGGCCACCCCTTCCTTAGTCACTTGGACACAGGTGTCTGGGCTCCAGCCTCTTGTTGAGCCGTGTCTAAGGCAGACCTTGAAGTTGCTGTCCAGACCTGAGATGTGGAGAGCCGTGGGCCCAGTGCCCGTTGCCTGCCTGTTGTTCCTGGGAGCCTACTACCAGGCCTGGAGCCAGCAA CCAAGCTCATGCCCGGAGGATTGGCTCCAGGACATGGAGCGCCTGTCAGAGgagctgctgctgccactgctgagTCAGCCCACACTGGGCAGCCTGTGGGATTCCCTTAG GCACTGCTCCCTTCTCTGCAACCCGCTGTCCTGTGTGCCAGCCCTTGAAGCTCCCCCCAGCCTCGTGTCACTGGGCTGCTCGGGAGGCTGCCCCCGTCTCAGTCTGGCTGGCTCAGCCTCACCCTTCCCATTCCTCActgccctcctctctcttcttAATACCCTGGCCCAGATCCACAAGGGGCTGTGTGGCCAG CTGGCTGCCATATTGGCTGCCCCAGGACTCCAGAATTACTTCCTCCAGTGTGTGGCTCCTGGGGCTGCCCCACACCTCACACCTTTCTCTGCATGGGCCCTGCGCCATGAGTACCACCTGCAGTACCTGGCACTCGCTCTGGCCCAGAAAGCG GCAGCGCTGCAGCCACTGCCAGCCACCCATGCTGCCCTCTATCATGGTATGGCCTTGGCCCTGCTGAGCCGGCTGCTGCCCGGAAGTGAGTACCTCACCCATGAGCTGCTGCTGAGCTGTGTATTCCGGCTGGAGTTCCTCCC GGAAAGAACATCAGGGGGTCCAGAGGCAGCCGACTTCTCTGACCAGCTGTCGTTAGGAAGCAGCAGGGTCCCTCGGTGTGGGCAAGGGACTCTGCTGGCTCAGGCCTGCCAGGACCTCCCCAGCATCCGCAACTGCTACCTGACTCATTGCTCGCCAGCCCGAGCCAGTCTGCTGGCCTCCCAGGCTCTGCACCGAGGGGAGCTACAGCGAGTCCCAACCCTGCTACTGCCCATGCCTATGGAGCCGCTGCTGCCCACCGACTGGCCCTTCCTGCCACTGATTCGCCTCTACCACCGGGCTTCAGACACCCCCTCGGGACTCTCTCCCACAGACACCATGGGCACAGCCATGCGGGTCCTGCAGTGGGTGCTAGTTTTGGAGAGCTGGCGACCCCAGGCTCTCTGGGCTGTGCCCCCTGCTGCCCGCCTGGCACGGCTCATGTGTGTGTTCCTGGTGGACAGTGAGCTGTTCCGGGAGTCCCCAGTACAGCATCTGGTGGCAGCCCTCCTCGCCCAGCTCTGTCAGCCTCAAGTCTTGCCAAACCTCAACCTGGACTGCCCACTCCCTGGCCTGACGTCTTTCCCTGACCTCTATGCCAACTTCCTGGATCATTTTGAGGCTGTCTCTTTTGGGGACCACCTCTTTGGGGCCCTGGTCCTCCTGCCCCTGCAGCGTCGGTTCAGTGTCACCTTGCGCCTTGCCCTCTTTGGGGAACACGTGGGAGCCTTGCGAGCTCTGAGCCTGCCTCTGACCCAG TTGCCTGTGTCCCTGGAGTGTTACACAGTGCCTCCTGAAGACAACCTGGCCCTCCTTCAGCTCTACTTCCGGACCCTGGTTACTGGTGCGCTCCGCCCACGTTGGTGCCCCGTGCTCTATGCTGTGGCTGTGGCTCATGTCAATAGCTTCATCTTCTCTCAGGACCCACAGAGCTCA GATGAGGTCAAAGCTGCCCGCAGGAGTATGCTGCAGAAAACATGGCTGCTGGCAGATGAG GGTCTCCGGCAGCACCTCCTGCACTATAAGCTTCCCAATTCCACGCTCCCAGAGGGCTTTGAGCTCTATTCTCAGTTGCCCCCTCTGCGTCAGCACTACCTCCAGAGACTGACTTCAACAGTGCTCCAAAATGGGGTATCAGAGACCTAG